TTCTGTGTTTTTACTATCTACAATCAGCGTTACGTGGTTAGAACGTTTACGAATTCTATATCCACGGCCTTGAGGAGCTGGACGTAAGCGTTTTAACTGACGGCCACCATCAACCATAACTGTTTTTACAAAAAGTTGGTTTTCTTCAGGGCGGGCACCTTCATTTTTAGATTCCCAGTTTTTGATAGCAGATAATAATAATTTCTCAACTCTTATTGCTGCTTCTTTATTGGTAAACTTTAAAATGCTTAATGCTTTTTCTACACGTTCACCTCTGATAAGATCTACAACCAAACGCATCTTACGCGGTGAGGTTGGACAATTGTTTAATTTTGCTATTGCTTCCATTGTCTAATTATTTTTTCTTTTCAGCGTGTCCTCTGAATGTTCTGGTTGGAGCAAATTCTCCCAACTTGTGACCAACCATGTTTTCTGTAACGTACACAGGGATAAATTTATTTCCGTTGTGTACAGCAAATGTATGATTCACGAAATCTGGTGATATCATTGATCTGCGAGACCAAGTTT
The nucleotide sequence above comes from Pedobacter riviphilus. Encoded proteins:
- the rplV gene encoding 50S ribosomal protein L22 translates to MEAIAKLNNCPTSPRKMRLVVDLIRGERVEKALSILKFTNKEAAIRVEKLLLSAIKNWESKNEGARPEENQLFVKTVMVDGGRQLKRLRPAPQGRGYRIRKRSNHVTLIVDSKNTETQN
- the rpsS gene encoding 30S ribosomal protein S19 — its product is MARSIKKGPYIDHNVEKKVNSMNDSGKKSVIKTWSRRSMISPDFVNHTFAVHNGNKFIPVYVTENMVGHKLGEFAPTRTFRGHAEKKK